Proteins encoded in a region of the Haloarchaeobius salinus genome:
- a CDS encoding adenosylhomocysteinase, with protein sequence MSQYPPISEQLDDIEAARDEGRRKMDWARQHMPILNALREEFERDQPFADQRIGMAMHVEAKTANLVELLADGGAEVAITGCNPLSTHDDVSAALDTHENITSYAKRGVDDDGYYDAIEAVIDIEPTITVDDGMDMVAAIHEDHPELIDSIVGGAEETTTGVHRLRAMDADGALDYPVFAVNDTPMKRLFDNVHGTGESSLATIAMTTNLSYAGKNVVVAGYGDCGRGVAKKASGQNADVIVTEVEPRRALEAHMEGYDVMPMAEAAEVGDVFLTVTGNRDVITAEHFERMKDGVLLANAGHFDIEVDLDALSDMAVDRYEARDGVEAYEMDDGRRLNVLAEGRLVNLASPIALGHPVEVMDQSFGVQAVCVRELVENGDAYDAGVHEVPDRLDREVAEIKLDAEGVDYDSLTDAQTEYMGSWQHGT encoded by the coding sequence TACCCGCCGATCAGCGAGCAACTCGACGACATCGAGGCCGCTCGCGACGAGGGACGACGGAAGATGGACTGGGCGCGCCAGCACATGCCCATCCTGAACGCACTGCGAGAGGAGTTCGAGCGCGACCAGCCGTTCGCCGACCAGCGCATCGGCATGGCGATGCACGTCGAGGCGAAGACCGCGAACCTCGTCGAACTGCTCGCCGACGGCGGTGCCGAGGTCGCCATCACCGGCTGCAACCCGCTGTCGACACACGACGACGTGAGCGCGGCGCTCGACACCCACGAGAACATCACGAGCTACGCGAAACGGGGCGTCGACGACGACGGGTACTACGACGCCATCGAGGCCGTCATCGACATCGAGCCGACCATCACCGTCGACGACGGGATGGACATGGTCGCCGCCATCCACGAGGACCACCCCGAGCTCATCGACTCCATCGTCGGCGGTGCCGAGGAGACGACGACCGGCGTCCACCGCCTCCGCGCGATGGACGCCGACGGCGCGCTCGACTACCCCGTCTTCGCCGTCAACGACACGCCGATGAAACGACTGTTCGACAACGTCCACGGCACCGGCGAGTCCTCGCTGGCCACCATCGCGATGACGACGAACCTCTCCTACGCCGGCAAGAACGTCGTCGTCGCGGGCTACGGCGACTGCGGCCGCGGCGTCGCCAAGAAGGCCAGCGGCCAGAACGCGGACGTCATCGTCACCGAGGTCGAGCCCCGTCGCGCCCTCGAAGCACACATGGAGGGCTACGACGTCATGCCGATGGCCGAGGCCGCCGAGGTCGGCGACGTGTTCCTCACCGTCACCGGCAACCGCGACGTCATCACCGCCGAGCACTTCGAGCGGATGAAGGACGGCGTCCTGCTCGCGAACGCCGGCCACTTCGACATCGAGGTCGACCTCGACGCGCTCTCGGACATGGCGGTCGACCGCTACGAGGCCCGCGACGGCGTCGAGGCCTACGAGATGGACGACGGCCGCCGGCTGAACGTGCTCGCCGAGGGCCGTCTGGTCAACCTCGCCTCGCCCATCGCGCTCGGCCACCCCGTCGAGGTCATGGACCAGTCCTTCGGCGTCCAGGCCGTCTGCGTGCGCGAACTCGTCGAGAACGGCGACGCCTACGACGCCGGCGTCCACGAGGTCCCCGACCGACTCGACCGCGAGGTCGCCGAGATCAAACTCGACGCAGAGGGCGTCGACTACGACTCGCTGACGGACGCCCAGACCGAGTACATGGGCTCCTGGCAGCACGGCACCTAG
- the hjc gene encoding Holliday junction resolvase Hjc gives MSSNRKGDRRERELVNRLDEAGFAVMRAPASGSATERELPDVLAGDGERFYAIEAKSSSGRPIYLDGEEIEALLYFSQNFGAKARVGVRFDREDWYFFHPADLHTTDGGNYRVKKETALSDGTDFEEFVGGTRKRDLGEYE, from the coding sequence ATGAGTTCCAACCGCAAGGGCGACAGGCGGGAGCGCGAGCTCGTCAACCGCCTCGACGAGGCCGGCTTCGCGGTGATGCGAGCGCCGGCGAGCGGGAGCGCGACGGAGCGGGAGCTACCGGACGTCCTCGCGGGCGACGGCGAGCGGTTCTACGCCATCGAGGCGAAGTCCTCCTCGGGGCGACCCATCTACCTCGACGGGGAGGAGATCGAGGCGTTGCTGTACTTCTCGCAGAACTTCGGTGCGAAGGCGAGGGTCGGGGTGCGCTTCGACCGGGAGGACTGGTACTTCTTCCACCCGGCCGACCTGCACACGACGGACGGGGGGAACTACCGGGTGAAGAAGGAGACGGCGCTGTCCGACGGCACCGACTTCGAGGAGTTCGTCGGTGGCACGCGAAAGCGCGACCTCGGGGAGTACGAGTAG
- a CDS encoding SWIM zinc finger family protein, whose translation MSRYTRPVPADAHLDPRSRRARTEPMAVAPLGSGRYAVATEHGSYLVDAREHRCTCPDHTFRGERCKHLRRVAIEITEGAVPPPSHVAVGCAVCGTTTFVHRDAPEPHFCDPHALRRGDLATDRETGATVIVVGVTPRRADEVRIESHDCTVAEYETNRAYPADDPVVTAVFPAGAAVDDDTTPDSLRVYSFPASRLRRVDPEGN comes from the coding sequence ATGTCACGTTACACCCGTCCCGTCCCCGCCGACGCCCACCTCGACCCCCGGTCGCGGCGAGCACGGACCGAACCGATGGCCGTCGCCCCCCTCGGGAGCGGCCGCTACGCCGTCGCGACCGAACACGGCTCGTACCTCGTCGACGCACGCGAGCACCGCTGTACCTGCCCCGATCACACGTTCCGCGGCGAGCGCTGCAAGCACCTCCGTCGCGTCGCCATCGAGATCACCGAGGGTGCGGTGCCCCCGCCGAGCCACGTCGCAGTCGGCTGTGCCGTCTGTGGCACCACGACGTTCGTCCACCGGGACGCACCCGAACCGCACTTCTGCGACCCGCACGCGCTCCGTCGCGGCGACCTCGCCACGGACCGCGAGACGGGCGCGACGGTCATCGTCGTCGGTGTCACCCCCCGCCGGGCGGACGAGGTCCGCATCGAGAGCCACGACTGCACCGTCGCCGAGTACGAGACCAACCGTGCGTACCCCGCCGACGACCCGGTCGTGACCGCCGTCTTCCCGGCCGGCGCTGCGGTCGACGACGACACGACGCCGGACTCGCTCCGGGTGTACTCATTCCCGGCGTCGCGGCTCCGGCGCGTCGACCCCGAAGGGAACTGA
- a CDS encoding DUF7471 family protein yields the protein MEFLSGGVPLHAQTTIVDPVLLAVIGLAALGSAVLLGLGLAAYVRRGSRPYLLVVLALAAIAARSAVAWVTMLGMLPDATHHLVEHSLDVVMTALVVGAVWYARSLRQGTGVNQ from the coding sequence ATGGAGTTCCTGTCGGGGGGCGTTCCGCTCCACGCGCAGACGACGATCGTCGACCCGGTGCTGCTCGCGGTCATCGGACTGGCCGCGCTCGGGTCGGCGGTGCTGCTCGGGCTCGGGCTCGCGGCCTACGTCCGGCGAGGATCGCGGCCCTACCTCCTCGTCGTACTCGCGCTGGCGGCCATCGCCGCGCGGTCGGCCGTCGCGTGGGTCACGATGCTGGGGATGCTCCCGGACGCGACCCACCACCTCGTCGAGCACAGCCTCGACGTGGTGATGACGGCGCTCGTCGTCGGTGCGGTGTGGTACGCGCGGTCGCTCCGACAGGGGACAGGGGTGAACCAATGA
- a CDS encoding winged helix-turn-helix transcriptional regulator produces MTDTRALIATEIEGTPGIHFNELVRELPVAPGQVQYHVRDLVGAGEVVREELFGRTHYYPPGYDEFDRAALALVRRETTREVLLTLIEAGPQGPRTVADEVGIARSTLEHHVDNLVEAGLVEKRRDARNRVTLVLAAPARTGELLSDVTPTLPERLVDRFTLLVDELLAE; encoded by the coding sequence ATGACGGACACGAGAGCACTCATCGCGACCGAGATCGAGGGAACGCCGGGGATCCACTTCAACGAGCTCGTCAGGGAGCTGCCCGTCGCGCCGGGACAGGTCCAGTACCACGTGCGCGACCTCGTCGGCGCTGGCGAGGTGGTCCGCGAGGAGCTGTTCGGGCGGACCCACTACTACCCGCCCGGCTACGACGAGTTCGACCGGGCGGCACTCGCCCTCGTCCGTCGCGAGACGACGCGGGAGGTACTGCTGACGCTCATCGAGGCCGGGCCGCAGGGGCCGAGGACGGTCGCCGACGAGGTGGGCATCGCCCGGTCGACGCTCGAGCACCACGTCGACAACCTGGTCGAGGCTGGACTCGTGGAGAAGCGTCGCGACGCCCGGAACCGGGTAACACTTGTGCTCGCTGCACCAGCGCGGACCGGCGAGTTGCTCTCGGACGTGACGCCGACGCTTCCCGAGCGCCTCGTCGACCGGTTCACGCTGCTGGTCGACGAACTGCTCGCCGAGTAG
- a CDS encoding DUF7405 family protein, with protein sequence MSPSDSRGIDRREFVKSAVAIGGMSALSACLGRFGDGDGESIPTGVDDPTSLPDRQHAWNDAIPTDDHGNHVLARHHVLLYADYAGDGTPTADERETVEAAFRSLERAFEWSNEGLLFTVGYSPRYFDRFEEPLPDSVDLPEPAALTSFEDPELDSHDVVLHLASDSGTALLEAEEALKGNSDTANGVELSAHLGDVLDLPDEFPGRRTGFVGAGLPAENSDVSGIPDGAEIDEDAPLYMGFKSGFEKNQATEDGVTISEGPFAGATTQHISRIRLRLDDWYVEQDQEDRVAEMFCPAHAENGTVEGVGENLGDDAGVDGCAETIEEDARSAGRVGHSQKLARARTDGRPIILRRDFDSTDRGEAGLHFLAVQEGIGDFVETKTAMAGEDLTDTPTIRQRVNNGIQEYTFVKRRGNFLLPPRAHRALPTPRPE encoded by the coding sequence ATGAGCCCCAGCGACAGCCGCGGAATCGACCGCCGCGAGTTCGTCAAGTCGGCGGTCGCCATCGGCGGCATGAGCGCCCTCTCCGCCTGCCTCGGACGGTTCGGTGACGGTGACGGGGAGTCCATCCCGACGGGTGTCGACGACCCGACCAGCCTGCCGGACCGACAGCACGCCTGGAACGACGCCATCCCGACCGACGACCACGGCAACCACGTCCTCGCCCGCCACCACGTCCTGCTGTACGCCGACTACGCGGGCGACGGGACGCCGACGGCCGACGAGCGCGAGACCGTCGAGGCCGCGTTCCGGAGCCTCGAACGCGCCTTCGAGTGGTCGAACGAGGGGCTGCTGTTCACGGTCGGCTACTCGCCGCGCTACTTCGACCGGTTCGAGGAGCCCCTGCCCGACTCGGTCGACCTGCCCGAGCCGGCGGCGCTCACGTCGTTCGAGGACCCCGAGCTGGACAGCCACGACGTGGTCCTCCACCTCGCAAGCGACAGCGGGACGGCCCTGCTCGAGGCCGAGGAGGCGCTGAAGGGCAACAGCGACACCGCCAACGGCGTCGAGCTGTCGGCCCACCTCGGCGACGTGCTCGACCTCCCCGACGAGTTCCCCGGTCGGCGGACCGGCTTCGTCGGGGCAGGCCTGCCGGCGGAGAACAGCGACGTCTCGGGCATTCCCGACGGTGCGGAGATCGACGAGGACGCACCGCTGTACATGGGGTTCAAGTCCGGCTTCGAGAAGAACCAGGCGACGGAGGACGGCGTCACCATCTCGGAGGGGCCGTTCGCCGGCGCGACGACCCAGCACATCTCCCGCATCCGGCTCCGCCTCGACGACTGGTACGTCGAACAGGACCAGGAGGACCGCGTCGCGGAGATGTTCTGCCCGGCCCACGCGGAGAACGGGACCGTGGAGGGCGTCGGGGAGAACCTCGGCGACGACGCCGGCGTCGACGGCTGCGCCGAGACCATCGAGGAGGACGCCCGCTCGGCCGGCCGCGTCGGGCACTCCCAGAAGCTCGCCAGGGCCCGGACGGACGGCCGGCCGATCATCCTCAGACGTGACTTCGATTCGACGGACCGCGGCGAGGCCGGCCTGCACTTCCTCGCGGTCCAGGAGGGTATCGGCGACTTCGTCGAGACGAAGACCGCGATGGCTGGCGAGGACCTCACCGACACCCCGACGATCCGCCAGCGCGTCAACAACGGCATCCAGGAGTACACGTTCGTGAAGCGTCGCGGGAACTTCCTGCTGCCGCCGCGGGCCCACCGTGCGCTCCCGACGCCGCGGCCGGAGTAG
- a CDS encoding iron transporter, whose translation MNRRTFLGATAGAASAGLAGCFGLLETQTAGQPPVLSDRPDAVYYPTHVEGMKMTDMATSGDYAAAVMYSYPHRFWTVTGDEASKHAIRDRDDAHVMVSIWDPETGTVVPDAGVSIAVTNDGETVTEEVIYPMLSQPMGFHYGANFALDGTANYTVGVGIGGLSGVETVGAFDGRFAESTTIDLELSYSEAGKQEIRYENTPDRAGDLAAVEPMSTMEMPLGIAPTADELPGQTVGTASSGDAQFVVQAVEADRFGSGTHLAVSPRTPYNGMLIPRLGLEASVDRDGRTVLDDALGAFLDPELGYHYGATVDGLESGDELTLRVTTPPQVARHEGYETAFLSFEPMTLSVA comes from the coding sequence ATGAACAGACGCACGTTCCTCGGGGCCACGGCGGGGGCCGCGAGCGCCGGGCTGGCCGGCTGTTTCGGGCTGCTCGAGACGCAGACGGCCGGCCAGCCGCCTGTCCTCTCCGACCGCCCGGACGCGGTCTACTACCCGACACACGTCGAGGGGATGAAGATGACCGACATGGCCACGTCGGGGGACTACGCCGCCGCGGTGATGTACAGCTACCCGCACCGGTTCTGGACGGTGACAGGCGACGAGGCGAGCAAACACGCCATCCGCGACCGCGACGACGCGCACGTCATGGTGAGCATCTGGGACCCCGAGACCGGGACGGTCGTCCCCGACGCCGGCGTCAGCATCGCGGTGACGAACGACGGCGAGACCGTCACCGAGGAGGTCATCTACCCCATGCTCTCACAGCCGATGGGCTTCCACTACGGCGCGAACTTTGCGCTCGACGGCACCGCGAACTACACCGTCGGGGTCGGTATCGGCGGTCTCAGCGGCGTCGAGACTGTCGGCGCGTTCGACGGCCGGTTCGCGGAGTCGACGACCATCGACCTCGAGCTCTCCTACAGCGAGGCGGGGAAACAGGAGATCCGTTACGAGAACACGCCCGACAGGGCGGGCGACCTGGCGGCCGTCGAGCCGATGTCGACGATGGAGATGCCGCTGGGCATCGCTCCGACGGCCGACGAGCTGCCGGGCCAGACGGTCGGGACCGCGAGTTCGGGCGACGCGCAGTTCGTCGTGCAGGCGGTCGAGGCCGACCGGTTCGGCTCCGGCACGCACCTCGCGGTCTCGCCGCGGACGCCGTACAACGGGATGCTGATACCGCGCCTCGGTCTCGAGGCGTCCGTCGACCGCGACGGCCGGACCGTCCTCGACGACGCGCTCGGTGCGTTCCTCGACCCCGAGCTGGGCTACCACTACGGCGCGACGGTCGATGGACTCGAATCCGGCGACGAGCTGACACTCCGGGTGACGACCCCCCCGCAGGTGGCCCGCCACGAGGGCTACGAGACGGCGTTCCTGTCGTTCGAGCCGATGACGCTGTCTGTGGCGTAA
- a CDS encoding DUF7472 family protein, with translation MDADTVKEVVVAGASVLAVIAAMAYVGMAYGSDTGVLSTQGGRMLAYAIAGFVVLMTIVGYTRSYWLDLEDEE, from the coding sequence ATGGACGCTGATACCGTCAAGGAGGTCGTGGTCGCCGGCGCCTCTGTCCTGGCCGTCATCGCTGCCATGGCCTACGTCGGGATGGCCTACGGGAGCGACACGGGCGTGTTGTCCACCCAGGGCGGCCGGATGCTCGCCTACGCCATCGCCGGCTTCGTCGTCCTGATGACCATCGTCGGCTACACCCGCAGCTACTGGCTCGATCTCGAAGACGAGGAGTGA
- a CDS encoding DNA primase large subunit PriL (p41; involved in priming for DNA replication; forms a heterodimer of small and large subunit (Pfup41 and Pfup46); primase from Pyrococcus furiosus uses deoxyribonucleotides as a substrate and can synthesize long DNA strands in vitro which means it may be involved in both de novo primer synthesis and elongation; enzyme from Sulfolobus solfataricus has higher affinity for ribonucleotides and also possesses 3'-terminal nucleotidyl transferase activity; priming is stimulated by thymine-rich synthetic bubbles) yields the protein MERLHARYPFFAAAREAVDAAAVDLGELVARPDEPAVERAIDRVVSALTDHTIGEPHGDDRIELLSYPVARVVVSLVDDPVVTRTYAKAEAATAHERVLADLDGGDGLNFTSNDTDLTVERLLTEFDLDGEVTPTDDGYEVAVTRYLQLAGDLDDLDWRLPRRSLADGEVPVTRDELLELLRAAIEERVAAGLPFAVPDAIGEHLDHAVVAVEDVLSDPAVPTTFDDVEPAAFPPCVDALLERARDGEELPDHSWFVLLSFCATVGMHAEEVVAIVDPDDETVAERIRYGVERVATSEGEIAYPPVSCATMQTYGDCVNKDETCETIVHPLSYYETRLAADD from the coding sequence ATGGAGCGTCTCCACGCCCGGTACCCGTTCTTCGCGGCCGCCCGCGAGGCGGTCGACGCGGCGGCCGTCGACCTCGGCGAGCTGGTCGCCCGGCCCGACGAGCCGGCGGTCGAGCGTGCTATCGACCGGGTGGTGTCGGCGCTCACCGACCACACCATCGGCGAGCCCCACGGCGACGACCGCATCGAGCTGCTGTCGTACCCGGTCGCGCGCGTCGTCGTCTCGCTGGTGGACGACCCGGTGGTCACCCGGACGTACGCGAAGGCGGAGGCCGCGACCGCCCACGAGCGGGTGCTCGCGGACCTCGACGGGGGGGACGGACTCAACTTCACAAGCAACGACACGGATCTCACCGTCGAGCGGCTCCTGACGGAGTTCGACCTCGACGGCGAGGTGACCCCGACCGACGACGGCTACGAGGTCGCGGTCACCCGGTACCTGCAGCTCGCGGGCGACCTCGACGACCTCGACTGGCGGCTCCCGCGCCGGAGCCTCGCCGACGGCGAGGTGCCGGTCACCCGAGACGAGCTGCTCGAACTGCTCCGGGCGGCCATCGAGGAGCGCGTCGCCGCGGGCCTGCCGTTCGCCGTCCCCGATGCCATCGGCGAGCACCTGGACCACGCCGTCGTGGCCGTCGAGGACGTGCTCTCCGACCCGGCGGTTCCGACCACGTTCGACGACGTCGAGCCGGCGGCGTTCCCGCCCTGTGTGGACGCGCTGCTGGAGCGGGCCCGCGACGGCGAGGAGTTGCCCGACCACTCGTGGTTCGTCCTGCTGTCGTTCTGTGCGACGGTCGGGATGCACGCCGAGGAGGTCGTCGCCATCGTCGACCCGGACGACGAGACGGTCGCCGAGCGCATCCGCTACGGCGTCGAACGCGTCGCCACGTCGGAGGGCGAGATCGCGTACCCGCCGGTGTCGTGTGCGACGATGCAGACCTACGGCGACTGCGTGAACAAGGACGAGACCTGCGAGACCATCGTGCACCCGCTGTCGTACTACGAGACGCGTCTCGCGGCCGACGACTGA
- a CDS encoding MaoC family dehydratase encodes MTVATVGDSATARMTVSTDAIEDYAALVGDDNPLHVDDGYAAETMFEGRIAHGMLPAGLVSAALADLPGDVVYVSQDLEFRAPVRPGDTVAATVEVVEDLGDGQLRVRTTATVDDTTVLGGEATVLSLAHEPAEGSCEAEAGAD; translated from the coding sequence ATGACAGTCGCGACGGTGGGGGACTCCGCCACGGCACGCATGACGGTATCGACCGACGCAATCGAGGACTACGCCGCGCTCGTCGGCGACGACAACCCACTCCACGTCGACGACGGCTACGCCGCCGAGACGATGTTCGAGGGCCGTATCGCCCACGGGATGCTCCCCGCCGGCCTCGTCAGCGCCGCACTCGCCGACCTCCCTGGCGACGTGGTGTACGTCTCGCAGGACCTCGAGTTCCGTGCCCCGGTCCGTCCCGGCGACACCGTCGCGGCCACGGTCGAGGTCGTCGAGGACCTCGGCGACGGCCAGCTCCGGGTCCGGACCACCGCCACCGTCGACGACACGACCGTCCTCGGCGGCGAGGCCACCGTCCTCTCGCTCGCGCACGAGCCCGCCGAGGGCAGCTGTGAGGCCGAAGCCGGTGCGGACTGA
- a CDS encoding alpha/beta fold hydrolase, translated as MPTVDNDGVTISYDVDGPQDAPVVAFCEGLGYARWMWRFQRERLDDYRTLVFDNRGTGESEVPEDPEAYSIAAFASDLEAVLAAEDIEAAHVVGASMGGMTAQRYARDYDRAVSLTLLCTSHGGEDAVETPPETQEYMFDVPEEYDEREAIRYKMTPAMTEPFAEENEELVERIVDWRLDSDAPAAARNAQAGAVAAFDSTPWLDELTLPTLVLHGTDDRVLPVANGERLAAALPNAELELYEGGSHLFFIEDADDVTANIRGHVTVHAANAHAGVEAHDG; from the coding sequence ATGCCGACCGTGGACAACGATGGAGTGACTATCTCCTACGACGTGGACGGACCGCAGGACGCGCCGGTGGTGGCCTTCTGCGAGGGACTGGGCTACGCGCGCTGGATGTGGCGGTTCCAGCGCGAGCGACTGGACGACTACCGGACCCTCGTGTTCGACAACAGGGGGACGGGGGAGTCCGAGGTGCCCGAGGACCCGGAGGCGTACAGCATCGCGGCGTTCGCGAGCGACCTCGAGGCGGTTCTGGCCGCCGAGGATATCGAGGCGGCGCACGTCGTCGGCGCGAGCATGGGCGGGATGACCGCCCAGCGGTACGCCCGCGACTACGACCGGGCCGTCTCGCTGACACTGCTCTGTACCTCGCACGGGGGCGAGGACGCCGTCGAGACCCCGCCGGAGACACAGGAGTACATGTTCGACGTACCCGAGGAGTACGACGAACGCGAGGCAATCCGGTACAAGATGACGCCCGCGATGACGGAGCCGTTCGCCGAGGAGAACGAGGAACTGGTCGAGCGGATCGTCGACTGGCGGCTGGATTCGGATGCGCCGGCGGCCGCGCGGAACGCCCAGGCCGGCGCGGTCGCCGCCTTCGACAGCACGCCGTGGCTGGACGAGCTGACGCTCCCGACGCTGGTGCTCCACGGCACCGACGACCGCGTGCTCCCCGTCGCAAACGGCGAGCGACTGGCCGCGGCGCTGCCGAACGCCGAACTCGAGCTGTACGAGGGGGGCTCGCACCTGTTCTTCATCGAGGACGCCGACGACGTGACGGCGAACATCCGGGGGCACGTGACGGTACACGCCGCCAACGCGCACGCGGGCGTGGAGGCACACGATGGGTAG
- a CDS encoding AMP-binding protein, whose product MGSSGDDGTAGGTDGRDGTGSTAGPHAGGWVGAWSERRASLSPDRVGLRDATTGEAYTYAELDRRANRVARLLREHGVDVTDAATMPNVGGAGRATPGGDDPGDVTVGGRVAVVSRNRPELVDLFFATGKTGGVLAPLSHRLAPRELGELLSNVAPSLLVVEEPFEAVVGDALDHDACDYDGPVLGLGETAHESFDAAVPDDGSPVAPAGVDEDHAHLFLHTGGSTGTPKETVLTHGTIAWNSVNTITAWGLRPADVTPMVFPMFHTGGWNVLTVPMFHLGAEVVIAREFDEREVLSIVDERDATLLVAVPAVLRMMTQADGWDDADLSTLRFVKSGGGPCRASVMQAWWDRGVDLSQGYGLTECGPNNFTMPTNWPHEKADSVGVPAMHVDVRIVDDDGSPVAPGRVGELELASPHAAAGYWHAPEETEATFGHGWVSTGDLARRDDAGYVYIEGRKKNMYVSGGENVYPAEIEDVISGHPKVDEVVVVPVPDDQWGQVGRAVVEGDESLSLEELTAFLDGKLARFKRPRHLAFVDEMPTSGPSKIDRETIAREFGAA is encoded by the coding sequence ATGGGTAGTTCCGGGGACGACGGCACAGCCGGCGGGACCGACGGCCGGGACGGAACGGGGTCGACCGCTGGCCCGCACGCCGGTGGCTGGGTCGGTGCCTGGTCCGAGCGCCGGGCGTCGCTCTCGCCGGACCGGGTGGGACTCCGGGACGCGACGACGGGCGAGGCGTACACCTACGCGGAGCTCGACCGGCGGGCGAACCGTGTCGCACGGCTCCTCCGGGAGCACGGCGTCGACGTCACGGACGCAGCGACGATGCCGAACGTCGGCGGGGCCGGACGGGCGACCCCGGGTGGGGACGACCCCGGAGACGTGACGGTCGGCGGCCGTGTCGCCGTCGTCTCCCGGAACCGACCCGAGCTGGTCGACCTGTTCTTCGCCACGGGGAAGACCGGCGGCGTGCTCGCGCCGCTGTCGCACCGGCTCGCGCCGCGCGAGCTGGGTGAACTGCTCTCGAACGTGGCCCCGTCGCTGCTGGTCGTCGAGGAGCCGTTCGAGGCGGTGGTCGGCGACGCGCTCGACCACGACGCCTGCGACTACGATGGCCCGGTCCTCGGGCTGGGCGAGACTGCCCACGAGTCCTTCGACGCTGCCGTGCCCGACGACGGCTCGCCGGTCGCGCCGGCGGGCGTCGACGAGGACCACGCACACCTGTTCCTGCACACCGGTGGCTCGACGGGGACGCCGAAGGAGACGGTGCTTACGCACGGCACCATCGCCTGGAACTCGGTCAACACCATCACGGCGTGGGGCCTGCGCCCGGCGGACGTGACGCCGATGGTGTTCCCGATGTTCCACACCGGCGGCTGGAACGTCCTCACCGTCCCGATGTTCCACCTCGGTGCGGAGGTCGTCATCGCCCGCGAGTTCGACGAAAGGGAGGTGCTCTCCATCGTCGACGAGCGCGACGCGACGCTGCTCGTGGCGGTACCGGCCGTCCTGCGCATGATGACGCAGGCCGACGGCTGGGACGACGCCGACCTCTCGACGCTCCGGTTCGTGAAGTCCGGCGGCGGTCCCTGTCGCGCCTCGGTCATGCAGGCGTGGTGGGACCGCGGCGTCGACCTCTCGCAGGGGTACGGCCTCACCGAGTGCGGCCCGAACAACTTCACGATGCCGACGAACTGGCCCCACGAGAAGGCGGACAGCGTCGGCGTCCCCGCGATGCACGTCGACGTGCGTATCGTCGACGACGACGGGAGTCCCGTCGCGCCCGGGCGCGTCGGCGAGCTCGAACTCGCCAGCCCGCACGCCGCCGCCGGCTACTGGCACGCGCCCGAGGAGACCGAGGCGACGTTCGGGCATGGGTGGGTGTCGACCGGCGACCTCGCCCGGCGGGACGACGCGGGCTACGTCTACATCGAGGGGCGCAAGAAGAACATGTACGTCTCCGGCGGCGAGAACGTCTATCCCGCCGAGATCGAGGACGTTATCTCGGGCCACCCGAAGGTCGACGAGGTCGTCGTCGTCCCCGTCCCCGACGACCAATGGGGGCAGGTCGGCAGGGCCGTCGTCGAGGGCGACGAGTCCCTGTCCCTGGAGGAGCTGACCGCCTTCCTCGACGGGAAACTCGCCCGCTTCAAGCGACCGCGCCACCTCGCGTTCGTCGACGAGATGCCCACCTCCGGCCCGTCGAAGATCGACCGCGAGACCATCGCACGGGAGTTCGGCGCGGCGTAG